The sequence CTCTTGGCAAGACCCATGGCTGTGCTGGGCCTCTCTCTGTGACCAGACCCTAGGGCAGGCGGGGATGATCAGACGCAGGACAGGAGAGACCTCGCCAGGACCTCCTCATCTCCGGGGGTCAGAGGCTCCAAGAATCTTGATGGCAGGAAAAGGAGACTAAAAATAATCCGGAAAGGGAGAGTCCGGAGAGAGGAACTGGGAAATGGGGGGCGGAGGGCCAGTGGAGCAGGGAAACAGTGATGCACGCCTCGCAGCCCAGGCCCGGCGGACAGGCGCGCCCACGGCACCCAGACCCAGACAGCGCAGAACACACATGGCACACCCACCCTGGCACCGCTATCTCAGACACTCACACCGAGAACTTCCTAAAGGGCCACACACCACACACCGTATGCTCCACTCTCCCCCTGCACACCCACCCGGCAAGCACAGAACTCGCACACTCACAACACACCATGCCACCCCCtacacaaaccacacacaaacCTCCACAACACACTCCACGGACACACGGTTCAGTGGGCAGACACGGAGCGGCTGTATCCCGTATTGAGTTTTATGGATTCTCTGGAACCCCCACACCAGCCTTCCCTCCTGACTTCAAAATCCTGCCTTCCAGTGGCCCCAGTTTACCCTCCCTGTGGGGCACTAAgggtctttctctttccctccctcctcctcaggGGATGACTCCAGCAGAGCACCTCACTCCTTTGAAGAGCACAGAGGAAGATGTCAGCCCAGTCCCTTCCTGCAGCAACACCCCCCACGCAGAAGCCCCCTCGGATCATCCGCCCCCGCCCTCCTTCTCGTTCCAGGGCTGCCCAGTCCCCAGGGCCTCCCCACAATGGCTCCTCTCCACAAGAACTACCCCGAAACTCCAATGATGCACCAACCCCAATGTGCACCCCCATCTTCTGGGAGCCCCCAGCTGCATCCCTCAAGCCCCCTGCTCTTTTGCCCCCCTCAGCTTCTAGAGCCAGCCTCGACTCCCAGACTTCCCCAGACTCACCTTCCAGCACCCCCACACCTAGTCCAGTGTCCCGGCGCTCCGCCTCCCCAGAACCTGCTCCCCGGTCTCCAGTCCCCCCACCCAAGCCGTCTGGGTCACCCTGCACGCCTCTGCTCCCCATGGCTGGAGTCCTGGCTCAGAATGGCTCTGCCTCAGCTCCTGGCACTGTGCGGAGGCTGGCTGGCAGGTTTGAAGGGGGTGCTGAAGGCCGGGCTCAGGATGCAGATGCCCCGGAGCCAGGTCTCCAAGCGAGAGCAGATGTGAATGGGGAGAGAGAAGCTCCCCTCACCGGGAGTGGGTCCCAGGAGAACGGTGCTCCAGGTGAGTGTGGCGGGTGGGGGGCGCTGGGTGACCTCAATCCACCCATCTTCTCCGTTTTCAGTGCTAACAACTTTCAGGGGCTACCTTTTCAAAAATGGAGTTAATGTTTGGGATATCTGGTTTCTGTATGTCGGGATTTGAAGGGAGTCAGGGTGGAGGAGATCTATAGATGCCTGGACCTTGATATTGCAGTTGCTGGGCAGGTTAAAGATGGAGATGGTCTGGGCGGGGGTGGAGCTGGGCCCCAAGGGCTTTCTCCTTAGGCTACCTGTCTCCCACAGATGCTGGCCTGGCCTGCCCTCCCTGCTGCCCCTGTGTCTGCCACACCACCCGGCCTGGCCTGGAGCTCAGATGGGTGCCTGTGGGGGGCTATGAGGAGGTCCCCAGGGTCCCCCGTCGGGCCTCCCCGCTGCGGACCTCTCGCTCCCGCCCCCACCCTCCAAGCATCGGTCACCCTGCCGTTGTCCTCACATCCTACCGCTCCACTGCTGAGCGCAAACTCCTGCCACTCCTCAAGCCTCCCAAACCAACTCGTGTCAGGCAGGATGCCACCATTTTCGGGGACCCCCCACAGCCAGATCTTGATCTGCTTTCTGAAGATGGAATCCAAACAGGTGCAGGGCCTGGGGGAGTGGACCTCTGGGCTGTGAGGGGacaggagagaggcagggggGAACTAAAGCCCAGCAAACTACAATCCCCAACAGGCACTGGGCTCTTTGCTTCCCCACCAGCTGCTGCTCTGGTGCTGAAGAGAGTTGCAGTTTTTATAGTAACCATCCCTGCTGGGGCTGGAGTCGGGAGTCCTGGCTGGGGatcctggagtttttttttctcttcactctggCTTCTCTCTCCAGGGGACAGTCCTGATGAAGCTCCTCAGAATACTCCTCCAGCAACTGTGGAGGGGAGGTACTGAACACCCCCACCCCTACTCCCTGGTTCTCTCCCCACCATGCTTCTACCTGAGGGCAGACTAACCTTCAGCTCCAGCTAAATCCCACCTCCACAAAGGTGAGGGGACAAGGGCCAGGGCTCTAGAGATAAGCAGCCCTTGTTTCGAATCCCAGCTCTGGCCCTTATCAATTCTGTGATCTTatagaaggccgggcacggtggcttacatctgtaatcccagcactctgggaggccgcggcagaaggatcacctgaagtcaggagttcaagatcagcctggctaacgtggtgaaaccctgtctctactaaaaatacaaaaattagccgggcatggtgacgggtgcctgtaatcccagctactcgggaggctgaggcaggagaatggcttggacccagggagatggaggttgcagggagccaagagcgtgccactgcactccagcctggtcgacaagagagaaactccatctcaaaaaaaaaaaaaatctgtagccTTCCTGggtctcagtgtcctcatctgtgaaatggggctaaGCATAGGAACCACCTCATGGAATCGTGGGGATATGATATTGTGAAGAGCCGGGTCCAGAGTAAGTGAGTGCACCATTTTAACTCCCTTCCCTCACCTTGAGCTTCTATTGCAATTATTGTCCGAAAATCTATTTGGCAATCATGACCATCTCTTCTATGCTATCCAGGATTGTTAATTATCTTAGATTCACCATTGTTATCAGAAGTTATCTgtgtccattcatttattcaacaaacatttactagtGTGGTTTTTAGCTTGGGCGAatgggggtgtggtggtgctgATGACCACAGCAGGGGAGATAAGGGGCTGCAGGTGCTGGTGGGAGGTGTGAGAGTTTGCAGTCCATCACGTTGAGCTTCCTTGACACACAAATAGGGCGTTCCAGACAATGGTTGCTACGTGAGACGGCTGACAAGGAGACTCAGAAATCTCTGGTCTGCAATAGTTGACATAAGAATGGGGCCCACTTAGTTCAGGGGCTCCTCTCTAAAAGGCACATAAAAAGATCTGGAATTTGGGCCGGGCAAAGTAggttacgcctgtaatcctgacactttgtgaggccaaggtggcaggattgcttgagaccaggagtttaagaccagcctgggcaacataacgagaccttgCCTttccccttcaaaaaaaaaaaaaaaaaaaaagcctgaggtTTGATTTGGGGAGCCGTCAGGGTCCCTACATCCAACCTGCACATGGGTTGCCCTGTCCAGCATGAGAACAAGCACCCCTACGGTGGGCAGCAGTGGTGGCCCTGGGgacttccttccctttctttctccacaGGGAAGAGGAGGGGCTAGAGGTGCTGAAGGAGCAGAATTGGGAGCTGCCCCTGCAGGATGGTGAGGGCCTCTGGACCTGAGGGTCCCTGCTGTGACCATCAAGCAGTGGGGAAGGGTTTGGGAGCCCTGGGCTTCCCTGAAGTGCTATGTTTGCCCTCTAGAACCTCTGTACCAGACCTACCGAGCAGCCGTGCTGTCAGAGGAGCTGTGGGGGGTGGGTGAGGATGGGAGTCCTTCTCCAGCAAATGCTGGAGATGCACCCACCTTCCCACGACCCCCTGGACCTCGCAACACCCTGTGGCAGGAGCTTCCGGCTGTGCAAGCCAGCGGTCTTCTGGATACCCTCAGCCCCCAGGAGAGGCGCATGCAGGAGGTGGGAGCTGGAGGTGGGAGATGGGAGGGGGGTGCTGGGGTTGGGCTGCATGGGTCAGGCATAGGGGAGGAGGGCCCAGGGTCCTAGCTTCCCACGGTGAACTGGGCTTCCCACGACTGCCTGCTTTTCTTTCTAGAGTCTTTTCGAGGTGGTGACGTCCGAGGCTTCCTACCTGCGCTCCCTGCGGCTGCTGACCGACACCTTCGTGCTGAGCCAGGCACTCCGGGACACGCTCACCCCCCGTGATCACCACACACTCTTCTCCAATGTGCAGCGAGTCCAGGGAGTCAGCGAGCGGTCAGTGGCTTTCCGTCCTTCCAGGGAACCTGCCCTTAGGCTGCTGGGCACGCCCTTTCCTCTCTCCCGGGCCCAGGTCCTTCCTTCTACGGACCCAGTTAGTTCCCAAACCTTCTCTCAAGAACCCGGGAGACCTGGCTCTCTGCCCCGCCCCATTGCTTGCTTCCCCAATTCCTTCAGGTTTCTAGCAACGCTCCTGTCCCGTGTGCGCTCTTCCCCCCACATCAGCGACTTGTGTGATGTGGTGCATGCCCACGCTGTGGGGCCTTTCTCGGTGTATGTGGATTATGTGCGGAACCAGCAGTATCAGGAGGAGACCTACAGCCGCCTCATGTGAGTGTcccaggggtggggaggaagcTGGGGAGAGGGATGGGACCGAGGCCACAGCAGGTTGGGGCACCAGGGCCTCCAGGCAGCCGCTAGCCATGCCTGCTTCTGCAGGGACACCAACGTGCGCTTCTCCGCCGAGCTGCGCCGGCTGCAGAGCCTCCCTAAGTGTGAGCGGCTCCCGCTGCCGTCCTTCCTGCTACTGCCCTTCCAGCGCATCACCCGGCTGCGCATGCTGCTGCAGGTACCTGTCCCAGCTGCGGCCGTTTCTGCCCCACCAACCCCATCGGAGAACTCTCCCGAGGGCTTCTTGGCCCTCCAGCTATCACCATGCACTACTCCACCTTAAACATAAAATCCCCCAAATCATAACTCCGAATCTGGGTCTCTCAGCCTAGGACTCACCAAGTCCTACCTTAGGGGCCCTGTGCTCTTCCCCTTACCTGGACTGCCTCTAGGTCCAGGTGCAGGGAAAGGCCCTCTGGCTGGAGACATGAGTTCCACacctagctctgccactgactctctgagtgaccttaggcaagtcccttctgctcGCTGGGTCTCAGGGGGAGTGTGTGAGCGGTTTTTGAGGTTGTCTCTGGCTATATTCTTCTACCCACATGCCTTCCCAGCTGGGGTGGTATCACCCCCAAGGGGGCAAAAATTGGTTCTTTGGGGGTGAAAATAATCTTAGTTATTCCAACAGTTGTACTCCATTAAGCTTTAGTGCATAAACAGAGTTCCAGTAGATCTGTAGAATTAAACTTTCATGGTGAGGGAGATGTTTAGggaaaattatcttaaaaaggCAACTTAGTGGGGTGATacgggggaaaaaaaagtttgagatttGAGacactttcttcctcctcctcctcctcttctccatctccttcttc comes from Homo sapiens chromosome 17, GRCh38.p14 Primary Assembly and encodes:
- the ARHGEF15 gene encoding rho guanine nucleotide exchange factor 15, with the protein product MSAQSLPAATPPTQKPPRIIRPRPPSRSRAAQSPGPPHNGSSPQELPRNSNDAPTPMCTPIFWEPPAASLKPPALLPPSASRASLDSQTSPDSPSSTPTPSPVSRRSASPEPAPRSPVPPPKPSGSPCTPLLPMAGVLAQNGSASAPGTVRRLAGRFEGGAEGRAQDADAPEPGLQARADVNGEREAPLTGSGSQENGAPDAGLACPPCCPCVCHTTRPGLELRWVPVGGYEEVPRVPRRASPLRTSRSRPHPPSIGHPAVVLTSYRSTAERKLLPLLKPPKPTRVRQDATIFGDPPQPDLDLLSEDGIQTGDSPDEAPQNTPPATVEGREEEGLEVLKEQNWELPLQDEPLYQTYRAAVLSEELWGVGEDGSPSPANAGDAPTFPRPPGPRNTLWQELPAVQASGLLDTLSPQERRMQESLFEVVTSEASYLRSLRLLTDTFVLSQALRDTLTPRDHHTLFSNVQRVQGVSERFLATLLSRVRSSPHISDLCDVVHAHAVGPFSVYVDYVRNQQYQEETYSRLMDTNVRFSAELRRLQSLPKCERLPLPSFLLLPFQRITRLRMLLQNILRQTEEGSSRQENAQKALGAVSKIIERCSAEVGRMKQTEELIRLTQRLRFHKVKALPLVSWSRRLEFQGELTELGCRRGGVLFASRPRFTPLCLLLFSDLLLITQPKSGQRLQVLDYAHRSLVQAQQVPDPSGPPTFRLSLLSNHQGRPTHRLLQASSLSDMQRWLGAFPTPGPLPCSPDTIYEDCDCSQELCSESSAPAKTEGRSLESRAAPKHLHKTPEGWLKGLPGAFPAQLVCEVTGEHERRRHLRQNQRLLEAVGSSSGTPNAPPP
- the ARHGEF15 gene encoding rho guanine nucleotide exchange factor 15 isoform X3; amino-acid sequence: MSAQSLPAATPPTQKPPRIIRPRPPSRSRAAQSPGPPHNGSSPQELPRNSNDAPTPMCTPIFWEPPAASLKPPALLPPSASRASLDSQTSPDSPSSTPTPSPVSRRSASPEPAPRSPVPPPKPSGSPCTPLLPMAGVLAQNGSASAPGTVRRLAGRFEGGAEGRAQDADAPEPGLQARADVNGEREAPLTGSGSQENGAPDAGLACPPCCPCVCHTTRPGLELRWVPVGGYEEVPRVPRRASPLRTSRSRPHPPSIGHPAVVLTSYRSTAERKLLPLLKPPKPTRVRQDATIFGDPPQPDLDLLSEDGIQTGDSPDEAPQNTPPATVEGREEEGLEVLKEQNWELPLQDEPLYQTYRAAVLSEELWGVGEDGSPSPANAGDAPTFPRPPGPRNTLWQELPAVQASGLLDTLSPQERRMQESLFEVVTSEASYLRSLRLLTDTFVLSQALRDTLTPRDHHTLFSNVQRVQGVSERFLATLLSRVRSSPHISDLCDVVHAHAVGPFSVYVDYVRNQQYQEETYSRLMDTNVRFSAELRRLQSLPKCERLPLPSFLLLPFQRITRLRMLLQNILRQTEEGSSRQENAQKALGAVSKIIERCSAEVGRMKQTEELIRLTQRLRFHKVKALPLVSWSRRLEFQGELTELGCRRGGVLFASRPRFTPLCLLLFSDLLLITQPKRPSRFRIHLDPLPSASPFSATTRAAPPTDYSKLLPYQTCSAGWEPSQPQAPFPAPQTPSMRTVTVPRNCVQSRLHLPRLKDGVWSPGLPPNTCTRPLKVG
- the ARHGEF15 gene encoding rho guanine nucleotide exchange factor 15 isoform X1 — translated: MSAQSLPAATPPTQKPPRIIRPRPPSRSRAAQSPGPPHNGSSPQELPRNSNDAPTPMCTPIFWEPPAASLKPPALLPPSASRASLDSQTSPDSPSSTPTPSPVSRRSASPEPAPRSPVPPPKPSGSPCTPLLPMAGVLAQNGSASAPGTVRRLAGRFEGGAEGRAQDADAPEPGLQARADVNGEREAPLTGSGSQENGAPDAGLACPPCCPCVCHTTRPGLELRWVPVGGYEEVPRVPRRASPLRTSRSRPHPPSIGHPAVVLTSYRSTAERKLLPLLKPPKPTRVRQDATIFGDPPQPDLDLLSEDGIQTGDSPDEAPQNTPPATVEGREEEGLEVLKEQNWELPLQDEPLYQTYRAAVLSEELWGVGEDGSPSPANAGDAPTFPRPPGPRNTLWQELPAVQASGLLDTLSPQERRMQESLFEVVTSEASYLRSLRLLTDTFVLSQALRDTLTPRDHHTLFSNVQRVQGVSERFLATLLSRVRSSPHISDLCDVVHAHAVGPFSVYVDYVRNQQYQEETYSRLMDTNVRFSAELRRLQSLPKCERLPLPSFLLLPFQRITRLRMLLQGHRAGGPVTLPPCPQNILRQTEEGSSRQENAQKALGAVSKIIERCSAEVGRMKQTEELIRLTQRLRFHKVKALPLVSWSRRLEFQGELTELGCRRGGVLFASRPRFTPLCLLLFSDLLLITQPKSGQRLQVLDYAHRSLVQAQQVPDPSGPPTFRLSLLSNHQGRPTHRLLQASSLSDMQRWLGAFPTPGPLPCSPDTIYEDCDCSQELCSESSAPAKTEGRSLESRAAPKHLHKTPEGWLKGLPGAFPAQLVCEVTGEHERRRHLRQNQRLLEAVGSSSGTPNAPPP
- the ARHGEF15 gene encoding rho guanine nucleotide exchange factor 15 isoform X2, with product MSAQSLPAATPPTQKPPRIIRPRPPSRSRAAQSPGPPHNGSSPQELPRNSNDAPTPMCTPIFWEPPAASLKPPALLPPSASRASLDSQTSPDSPSSTPTPSPVSRRSASPEPAPRSPVPPPKPSGSPCTPLLPMAGVLAQNGSASAPGTVRRLAGRFEGGAEGRAQDADAPEPGLQARADVNGEREAPLTGSGSQENGAPDAGLACPPCCPCVCHTTRPGLELRWVPVGGYEEVPRVPRRASPLRTSRSRPHPPSIGHPAVVLTSYRSTAERKLLPLLKPPKPTRVRQDATIFGDPPQPDLDLLSEDGIQTGDSPDEAPQNTPPATVEGREEEGLEVLKEQNWELPLQDEPLYQTYRAAVLSEELWGVGEDGSPSPANAGDAPTFPRPPGPRNTLWQELPAVQASGLLDTLSPQERRMQESLFEVVTSEASYLRSLRLLTDTFVLSQALRDTLTPRDHHTLFSNVQRVQGVSERFLATLLSRVRSSPHISDLCDVVHAHAVGPFSVYVDYVRNQQYQEETYSRLMDTNVRFSAELRRLQSLPKCERLPLPSFLLLPFQRITRLRMLLQGHRAGGPVTLPPCPQNILRQTEEGSSRQENAQKALGAVSKIIERCSAEVGRMKQTEELIRLTQRLRFHKVKALPLVSWSRRLEFQGELTELGCRRGGVLFASRPRFTPLCLLLFSDLLLITQPKRPSRFRIHLDPLPSASPFSATTRAAPPTDYSKLLPYQTCSAGWEPSQPQAPFPAPQTPSMRTVTVPRNCVQSRLHLPRLKDGVWSPGLPPNTCTRPLKVG